A portion of the Myxococcales bacterium genome contains these proteins:
- a CDS encoding matrixin family metalloprotease, giving the protein MTLVCEGAADPQACLTDHYLRGASRGATPCAPPPSTIDGKRRLVLHTAKDVSDDELGAETRPLARYFEPYKLTFVVGERPTAVAFDYALAGEDAEVERRAKERGVALSDDAAMQAIAGEVMGENLRGFLTAQPPASDVVHVVVLSKIASPSIAKAIAGTLVGLGLSPALLRAVAANDPSKDLFTLLKLPSEFPATLFIGHDDVTRFGSLVGPVVVAHEMGHALGLEHTADTANLMYPTVNAAPVCVPSLSAAQVSQLKALALSTPRALEGVDALIEATTALARAARNAPKPR; this is encoded by the coding sequence GTGACGCTTGTGTGTGAGGGCGCAGCCGATCCGCAAGCCTGCCTAACCGACCACTACCTGCGCGGAGCGAGCCGGGGCGCCACGCCATGTGCGCCGCCACCTTCCACCATTGATGGAAAACGTCGCCTCGTGCTGCACACGGCGAAGGACGTAAGCGACGACGAGCTCGGAGCGGAGACGCGTCCCCTCGCTCGCTACTTCGAGCCCTACAAGCTCACCTTCGTGGTCGGCGAGCGACCCACGGCCGTAGCCTTCGACTACGCGCTTGCCGGCGAGGATGCAGAGGTCGAGCGACGCGCCAAGGAGCGCGGCGTGGCCCTCTCCGACGACGCCGCGATGCAGGCCATCGCCGGCGAGGTGATGGGAGAGAACCTTCGAGGCTTCTTGACCGCCCAACCTCCCGCGAGCGACGTCGTGCACGTGGTTGTGCTCTCGAAGATCGCCTCGCCCAGCATCGCGAAGGCGATCGCCGGCACGCTGGTGGGCTTGGGTCTGTCGCCGGCTCTCTTGCGCGCCGTCGCGGCAAACGATCCCAGCAAGGACCTTTTCACGCTGCTCAAGCTCCCGAGCGAGTTTCCCGCCACGTTGTTCATCGGCCACGACGACGTGACGCGCTTCGGGAGTCTCGTCGGACCGGTCGTCGTCGCACATGAGATGGGCCACGCGCTGGGGCTGGAGCATACGGCCGACACGGCCAACCTCATGTACCCCACGGTGAACGCGGCCCCCGTCTGCGTGCCCAGTCTCTCGGCGGCGCAAGTCAGTCAGCTGAAGGCGCTCGCGCTGTCGACGCCGCGCGCCCTCGAGGGCGTGGACGCGCTCATCGAAGCCACGACGGCGCTCGCTCGAGCCGCGCGGAACGCGCCGAAGCCTCGCTGA
- a CDS encoding serine/threonine-protein kinase: MPVYDDKLVLAPGDRFRGLLIHSVLGQGAMGTAYLASHPVLRTPLVVKIFSQREDGDVFQEAHLAARVRSPHVVGVLDAGYEGGSPFVVQQYVDGIDLAELLSKLMLAEMPMPFDLVVRAAIDIAAGLHALHQAGVVHQDVKPENLFLRGSGDALVGDLGIAVDAKARASGVVAGTPLFMAPEQWLGLPLDRRTDEYALGGTLHALLAGSMPFFAESLEGMRRAHLERAYEAPVARDPREAYFFAVVARMLSKDRDDRYPTLAAVADALRPLARPPSAPTGFARGADANGSSLTAELGPLTLKLARGDLADAESDVLVNAANWQLTMNVGVAHALSGRAGPSLQDEARAKAPARMGDIVWTGAGRLKANHVAHAVSALAGAVCIQRCVLRALLDAEARGATSLAMPSLGTGVGEVPMSLGAELALQAITTFASLGPRRLRSVSVVLHTETAFDAWADTLRGVAPTP, from the coding sequence ATGCCGGTGTATGACGACAAGTTGGTCCTTGCTCCAGGCGATCGCTTCCGCGGACTGCTCATTCACAGCGTCCTGGGCCAAGGCGCCATGGGCACGGCGTACCTGGCCAGCCACCCCGTGTTGCGAACACCGCTCGTCGTAAAGATCTTCTCGCAGCGCGAAGACGGCGACGTCTTTCAAGAGGCTCACCTCGCCGCTCGCGTGCGCTCTCCCCATGTCGTCGGCGTGCTAGACGCGGGCTACGAGGGCGGTTCGCCCTTCGTCGTGCAGCAATACGTCGACGGGATCGACCTCGCCGAGCTCTTGTCCAAGCTCATGCTCGCCGAAATGCCGATGCCGTTCGACCTCGTCGTTCGTGCGGCCATCGACATCGCCGCGGGGCTCCACGCCCTTCACCAAGCCGGCGTCGTTCACCAAGACGTGAAGCCGGAGAACCTCTTTCTGCGTGGATCGGGCGACGCGCTCGTCGGCGATCTCGGCATCGCCGTCGACGCGAAGGCGCGCGCGTCCGGCGTCGTCGCCGGCACACCGCTCTTCATGGCGCCGGAGCAATGGCTCGGCCTCCCACTGGACCGCCGCACTGACGAGTACGCGCTCGGCGGAACGCTCCACGCGTTGCTCGCAGGGTCGATGCCGTTCTTCGCCGAGAGCCTCGAGGGGATGCGACGCGCGCACCTCGAACGGGCCTACGAAGCGCCGGTGGCGAGAGACCCACGGGAGGCCTATTTTTTCGCCGTCGTCGCGCGCATGTTGAGCAAAGACAGAGACGATCGCTATCCCACGCTCGCCGCCGTGGCCGATGCGCTCAGGCCGCTAGCTCGTCCGCCCTCGGCGCCGACCGGTTTCGCGCGGGGGGCCGACGCGAACGGCTCCTCGTTGACCGCAGAGCTCGGTCCGCTCACCCTCAAGCTCGCGCGCGGCGATCTCGCGGACGCCGAGAGCGATGTCCTCGTGAACGCGGCCAACTGGCAGCTCACGATGAACGTCGGAGTGGCGCACGCGCTCAGCGGCCGCGCCGGTCCCAGCCTCCAGGACGAAGCGCGAGCGAAGGCTCCCGCGCGCATGGGCGACATCGTGTGGACGGGCGCCGGGCGCCTCAAGGCCAACCATGTGGCCCATGCGGTCAGCGCCCTCGCCGGCGCCGTATGCATTCAGCGCTGCGTTCTCCGCGCGTTGCTCGACGCGGAAGCGCGAGGCGCCACCTCGCTGGCGATGCCGTCGCTCGGCACCGGCGTTGGAGAAGTGCCCATGTCTCTCGGCGCCGAGCTCGCGCTTCAGGCCATCACGACCTTCGCGTCACTGGGACCGAGGCGCCTCCGGAGCGTCTCGGTCGTGCTCCACACGGAGACTGCGTTCGACGCATGGGCCGACACCCTGCGGGGCGTTGCGCCAACGCCTTAG
- a CDS encoding MYXO-CTERM sorting domain-containing protein, whose product MPRRRLHGASPISCASTDSCHDNGTCDTSTGACSSPRKPDGTACPSGICSSGACIGEPPDGGVIDSGIVDAASDGATDSSTGPPDAASADASRVDAARDAGAETIVDAARPSGDATTIDNGVAVYDTGEEAGCACDTAGAKSSGAWLGLTGLVYLLIRRRRK is encoded by the coding sequence GTGCCAAGGCGGCGCCTGCACGGGGCGTCACCGATCTCCTGCGCTTCCACCGACTCCTGTCACGACAACGGCACCTGCGACACGAGCACGGGCGCGTGCTCGTCGCCACGCAAGCCTGACGGCACGGCATGCCCTTCGGGCATTTGCAGCTCGGGCGCTTGCATTGGAGAGCCGCCCGACGGCGGCGTCATCGATTCGGGCATCGTCGACGCGGCATCCGACGGCGCGACCGACTCGTCGACCGGTCCTCCCGATGCCGCGTCGGCCGATGCCTCGCGCGTCGACGCGGCGCGGGACGCCGGCGCCGAGACCATCGTGGACGCGGCGCGCCCGAGCGGCGACGCGACGACCATCGACAACGGCGTGGCGGTCTATGACACCGGCGAGGAAGCAGGCTGCGCCTGTGACACCGCCGGCGCCAAGAGCAGCGGCGCGTGGCTCGGTCTCACGGGCCTCGTGTACCTGCTGATCCGTCGTCGCCGGAAGTGA
- a CDS encoding MFS transporter, translating to MASREPLTRYQRFVVFAAWLGLGFDLMDSMLFNFVSPLAIPNLLHISPQAPSARAAIGYWTGVLTAVMLFGWATGGILFGRLSDRIGRTRTVVLTMLLFSLGTLASAFAPNLWVFAALRLLTALGIGGEWAAGATLVAETVPESRRVDLGAVLFTSAPAGVFLAIFISHVFTREIEAVARDPSLSWRVVMACGALPAFVALLLRRKLREPESFARVEAPARGHIGALFSPELRRRTVGGLMVATVALLTFWVSSAFLPMIATFLADEAMPHATAKELAQHRAAFVTRAMMSFNIGGLIGSLLAAPLAERFGRRPLFFAYFAFSVVALLVTFVPAWAPSTRILLVGLVSVSAYGVFAAFQFYLPELFPPHLRGTGAGFCLNAGRYLTVLGPLVVAWVARGGASVLHVMGFLALVPLAGLVLLLFGVGVETRGDRLPTGAEL from the coding sequence ATGGCGTCGCGCGAGCCGCTCACTCGGTACCAACGTTTCGTCGTGTTCGCGGCTTGGCTTGGGCTCGGCTTCGACCTCATGGACTCGATGCTCTTCAACTTCGTCTCGCCGCTCGCCATCCCGAACCTGCTCCACATTTCGCCCCAGGCGCCAAGCGCCCGCGCCGCGATCGGCTACTGGACCGGCGTCCTCACCGCGGTGATGCTCTTCGGTTGGGCGACGGGCGGCATCCTCTTTGGTCGCCTCTCCGACCGCATCGGCCGGACCCGCACCGTGGTCCTCACGATGCTGCTCTTCTCGCTCGGGACGCTGGCGTCGGCCTTTGCGCCGAACCTCTGGGTCTTTGCGGCGCTGCGCTTGCTCACGGCGCTCGGCATCGGAGGCGAATGGGCCGCCGGCGCCACCCTCGTCGCAGAGACGGTTCCCGAGAGTCGACGCGTCGATCTGGGCGCGGTGCTCTTCACCTCAGCGCCGGCCGGCGTGTTCCTCGCCATCTTCATCAGCCACGTCTTCACGCGCGAGATCGAAGCCGTCGCGCGCGACCCGTCGCTCTCGTGGCGCGTCGTGATGGCTTGCGGCGCGCTTCCCGCCTTCGTCGCGCTCCTCCTAAGGCGAAAGCTGCGTGAGCCGGAGTCGTTCGCGCGTGTGGAGGCTCCCGCCCGCGGCCACATCGGTGCCCTCTTTTCGCCCGAGCTCCGCCGCCGCACCGTTGGCGGTCTCATGGTCGCCACCGTGGCGCTGCTCACCTTCTGGGTCTCGAGCGCGTTCCTTCCGATGATCGCCACCTTCCTTGCCGACGAAGCGATGCCGCACGCAACGGCGAAGGAGCTCGCCCAACACCGCGCAGCCTTCGTCACGCGCGCCATGATGTCGTTCAACATCGGCGGCCTCATCGGCTCGTTGCTCGCCGCGCCGCTCGCGGAGCGCTTCGGTCGGCGCCCGCTCTTCTTCGCGTATTTCGCGTTCAGCGTCGTCGCGCTACTGGTCACGTTCGTGCCCGCTTGGGCACCTTCCACGCGAATCCTGCTCGTGGGGTTGGTCTCTGTCTCGGCCTACGGCGTGTTTGCGGCGTTCCAGTTTTACCTCCCCGAGCTGTTTCCTCCGCACCTCCGAGGCACCGGCGCCGGCTTCTGCCTCAACGCGGGGCGTTACCTCACCGTCCTCGGTCCGCTCGTGGTGGCGTGGGTGGCTCGCGGCGGGGCGTCGGTGCTTCACGTGATGGGATTTTTGGCTCTCGTTCCGCTCGCTGGCCTCGTCTTGCTGTTGTTCGGCGTCGGGGTTGAAACCCGAGGCGACCGGCTTCCGACCGGGGCTGAGCTTTGA
- a CDS encoding extensin family protein, translated as MQRTEPRSDASLRLTLVRYRSLGVVAFSLCLVSAAAADAPTPSAAAPPTPAAAAQPASAAVANPVVGRMANLDPNDDLIVAPPAPVDGCEAKLKAAGIKTIAAKLPVHEAGKKRKIMCGAEQVVTYLGSPAQIAYEPPPLVTCAAALALGKLDEIVVAESQRIYGKPVVRIRQIGTYACREMANYPGWVSEHSYANAIDLEAFVLKDGREVTVLRDFDAKNEAPKKKGGQLLLGIARRTYDEDLFSVVLTPHFDALHRNHFHLDLARYRTDGTRPRS; from the coding sequence ATGCAACGAACCGAGCCAAGATCCGACGCGTCGCTCCGTCTAACGCTCGTGCGTTACCGCTCGCTCGGGGTCGTCGCCTTTAGCTTGTGCCTCGTCAGCGCGGCCGCGGCCGATGCTCCAACGCCGTCGGCGGCGGCGCCGCCAACGCCTGCCGCAGCGGCGCAGCCCGCGAGCGCGGCCGTCGCCAATCCTGTCGTCGGTCGCATGGCCAACCTCGACCCGAACGACGATCTCATCGTGGCGCCGCCGGCCCCCGTCGATGGCTGCGAGGCGAAGCTCAAGGCCGCGGGCATCAAGACGATCGCTGCGAAGCTCCCGGTTCATGAGGCCGGCAAGAAGCGGAAGATCATGTGCGGCGCCGAACAAGTCGTCACCTACCTCGGCAGCCCCGCGCAGATCGCCTACGAGCCTCCGCCGCTCGTGACCTGCGCCGCGGCGCTCGCGCTCGGCAAGCTCGACGAGATCGTCGTCGCCGAGTCGCAACGGATCTACGGCAAGCCCGTCGTTCGCATTCGTCAGATCGGCACGTACGCGTGCCGCGAGATGGCGAACTACCCGGGGTGGGTCAGCGAGCACAGCTACGCGAACGCCATCGACCTCGAAGCGTTCGTGCTGAAGGATGGGCGGGAGGTGACGGTGCTGCGGGACTTCGACGCCAAGAACGAGGCGCCGAAGAAGAAGGGCGGCCAGCTACTCCTGGGCATCGCCCGGAGGACCTACGACGAGGACCTCTTCTCCGTGGTGCTCACGCCGCACTTCGACGCGCTTCATCGCAATCACTTTCATCTCGACCTGGCCCGATACCGAACCGACGGGACGAGACCGCGAAGCTAG
- the rpsS gene encoding 30S ribosomal protein S19, with protein sequence MPRSVKKGPFVDGHLAEKIASAAAAQSKKMIKTWSRRSTITPDAVGLTFMVHNGRKFVPVFVTEQMVGHKLGEFAPTRTFHGHAGDKKGKGPAGASKPPPPKK encoded by the coding sequence ATGCCTCGTTCAGTAAAGAAAGGCCCGTTCGTCGACGGTCATCTCGCCGAGAAGATCGCCTCCGCCGCGGCCGCGCAGTCCAAGAAGATGATCAAGACCTGGTCACGGCGCAGCACCATCACGCCGGACGCTGTTGGTCTCACGTTCATGGTGCACAACGGACGCAAGTTCGTTCCGGTGTTCGTGACCGAGCAGATGGTCGGTCACAAGCTGGGTGAGTTCGCTCCCACGCGGACCTTCCACGGCCACGCCGGCGACAAGAAGGGCAAGGGCCCCGCTGGCGCCAGCAAGCCCCCGCCGCCCAAGAAGTGA
- the rplB gene encoding 50S ribosomal protein L2: protein MGTKSFKPTSPARRYYTVSDFKEITKGAKPPKKLLEHQSNSGGRNNHGRITSRFRGGGHKQRYRIIDFKRDKIGIPAKVATVEYDPNRTARIALLHYADGDKSYIIAPEGMNVGDTVISSRNADIKPGNSMSLRHIPLGTTIHNVELKKGRGAQLVRSAGVGAVLMAKDGDYAQVRLPSTEVRLVHLDCHATIGQVGNIEHANITLGKAGRTRWLGRRPHNRGVTMNPVDHPMGGGEGRSSGGRHPCSPWGQLSKGKKTRNNKRTDGMIVKRRGQKG from the coding sequence ATGGGTACCAAATCCTTTAAGCCGACATCTCCCGCGCGGCGCTACTACACCGTCTCCGACTTCAAGGAGATCACGAAGGGCGCCAAGCCCCCGAAGAAGCTCCTGGAGCACCAGAGCAACTCGGGCGGTCGCAACAACCACGGCCGCATCACGTCGCGTTTCCGCGGCGGTGGCCACAAGCAGCGCTACCGGATCATCGACTTCAAGCGCGACAAGATTGGCATCCCCGCCAAGGTCGCGACGGTCGAGTACGACCCGAACCGCACGGCGCGCATCGCGCTCCTGCACTACGCCGACGGCGACAAGAGCTACATCATCGCGCCGGAAGGCATGAACGTCGGCGACACGGTCATCTCGAGCCGTAACGCCGACATCAAGCCCGGCAACTCGATGTCGCTCCGCCACATCCCCCTTGGCACGACGATTCACAACGTCGAGCTCAAGAAGGGGCGCGGCGCGCAGCTCGTTCGCTCGGCCGGCGTTGGCGCCGTCCTCATGGCGAAAGACGGCGACTACGCGCAGGTGCGTCTGCCCTCCACGGAGGTCCGCCTCGTGCACCTCGACTGCCACGCGACCATCGGTCAAGTCGGCAACATCGAGCACGCGAACATCACGCTCGGCAAGGCCGGCCGCACCCGCTGGCTCGGTCGCCGTCCTCACAACCGCGGCGTCACCATGAACCCCGTCGATCACCCGATGGGTGGTGGCGAAGGGCGCAGCTCCGGCGGCCGGCACCCATGCTCGCCGTGGGGCCAGCTCTCCAAGGGCAAGAAGACCCGCAACAACAAGCGGACCGACGGCATGATCGTCAAGCGCCGCGGACAGAAGGGCTAA
- the rplW gene encoding 50S ribosomal protein L23, giving the protein MSPEQIIRRPIVLTEKASLLRQHNTVVFEVARTANKIQIRQAVEALFGVKVTGVHTLVMRGKDRRMGRTVAKMQNWKKAMVKLADGQNIDFFDDSAGSAS; this is encoded by the coding sequence ATGAGCCCCGAGCAAATCATTCGGCGTCCCATCGTGCTCACGGAGAAGGCAAGCCTCCTTCGTCAGCACAACACGGTCGTCTTCGAAGTCGCCCGCACGGCGAACAAGATTCAGATTCGTCAGGCCGTGGAGGCTCTCTTCGGCGTGAAGGTCACCGGCGTGCACACGCTCGTCATGCGCGGCAAAGACCGTCGCATGGGGCGGACTGTCGCCAAGATGCAGAACTGGAAGAAGGCGATGGTCAAGCTGGCCGACGGTCAGAACATCGACTTCTTTGACGACAGCGCCGGCAGCGCGAGCTGA
- the rplD gene encoding 50S ribosomal protein L4 — translation MATIDVFNLKREKVGTLNLADEVFATEVNEGLFYEIVKAQLASRRQGTAAAKERSAVSGSTKKLYKQKGTGSARHGSKRAPTFVGGGQAHPPRPRDWSYRPPAKMRQKALTSALSLFLKEGRLVVVDRIELPEIKTKGLLGALDKLGVTKARASGAASKALVVDAASNDKLRMSIRNSKDHQFLPPEGVNVYDLLRHDHLVLSQDAAKALEARLLKKAAPAAAAKAKGGAK, via the coding sequence ATGGCAACCATCGACGTCTTCAACCTGAAGCGCGAGAAGGTCGGCACGCTCAACCTCGCCGATGAGGTCTTCGCCACGGAAGTGAACGAAGGACTCTTCTACGAGATCGTGAAGGCCCAACTCGCATCGCGGCGCCAAGGCACCGCAGCCGCGAAAGAACGCTCTGCCGTCAGCGGCAGCACCAAGAAGCTCTACAAGCAGAAGGGCACCGGCAGCGCACGTCACGGCTCCAAGCGAGCTCCGACGTTCGTCGGCGGTGGCCAGGCGCACCCGCCGCGCCCGCGCGACTGGAGCTACCGGCCCCCGGCCAAGATGCGGCAGAAGGCGCTCACGAGCGCCCTCAGCCTCTTCTTGAAGGAAGGCCGCCTCGTCGTCGTCGACCGCATCGAGCTTCCCGAGATCAAGACCAAGGGTCTCTTGGGCGCGCTCGACAAGCTCGGCGTCACCAAGGCGCGCGCCTCTGGCGCGGCCTCGAAGGCCCTCGTCGTGGACGCCGCGTCCAACGACAAGCTGCGGATGTCGATCCGCAACTCGAAGGACCACCAGTTCTTGCCGCCGGAAGGCGTCAACGTCTACGACCTCCTGCGCCACGATCACCTCGTCCTCTCGCAGGACGCGGCCAAGGCGCTCGAGGCCCGACTCCTCAAGAAGGCGGCGCCCGCCGCCGCTGCCAAGGCCAAGGGAGGCGCGAAATGA
- the rpsJ gene encoding 30S ribosomal protein S10 — protein sequence MSTKIRIRLKAFDHQLLDKSASDIVDTAKRTGARVAGPIPLPTHISRYTVLRGPHVDKKSREQFEIRTHKRLLDILDPTQQTLDALMKLDLSAGVDVEIKS from the coding sequence ATGTCGACCAAGATTCGTATTCGCCTCAAGGCGTTCGATCACCAGCTTCTCGACAAGTCAGCGAGTGACATCGTTGACACCGCGAAGCGCACCGGCGCGCGCGTGGCAGGGCCGATCCCGCTCCCCACGCACATCTCGCGCTACACCGTCCTTCGCGGACCCCACGTGGATAAGAAGTCTCGGGAGCAGTTCGAGATCCGGACGCACAAGCGTCTCCTCGACATTCTGGACCCGACGCAGCAGACACTCGACGCCCTCATGAAGCTGGATCTTTCAGCGGGCGTCGACGTCGAGATCAAGAGCTGA
- the fusA gene encoding elongation factor G → MAREYPLEKTRNIGIMAHIDAGKTTTTERILYYTGVNYKIGEVHEGAATMDYMVQEQERGITITSAATNCFWAPNEGPHKGVRHRINIIDTPGHVDFTIEVERSLRVLDGAVAVLDGGNGVEPQTETVWRQADKFRVPRIVFVNKMDKVGADFEMNVNSIRDRLGVVPVPIQWPIGEEDQHRGVVDLITMRAIVFDEESKGQKYSVEAIPADLLAKCQKAREHMIEACADMDDQIMSKFLDGKLDQIGEPEIVAALRKGCTSFKFFPVLCGSAFKNKGVQMLLDAVINYLPSPLDIPPVQGLNPDKLDAPPISRKADDDAPFAAYAFKIINDPHGNLTFFRVYSGKIQSGTMVSNSTRGKRERIGRILRMHANKREELTEADSGNIYAAVGLKDTRTGDTLCDEKHPVLLEKMVFPEPVISIAIEPKTQADVEKLGIGLMKLAAEDPSFRMHTDQESGQTIISGMGELHLEIIVDRLKREFKVESNVGKPEVAYREAIGKKVACEYKYAKQSGGRGQFGHVLMEIEPGERGTGYVFINDVVGGTIPKEFIPAVEKGVKEAMDRGVLAGFPLVDMKCRLYDGSYHDVDSSAQAFEIAASLCFQEGAKRAALHLLEPVMKNEVVVPEQFMGDVIGDINSRRGKILGMSQRGNAQVVDSEVPLATMFGYVTVLRSMTQGRATSSLHFSHYAPVPSAVQEEVVAKIKGTSR, encoded by the coding sequence GTGGCTCGCGAATATCCCCTCGAAAAGACGCGCAACATCGGAATCATGGCCCACATTGATGCGGGCAAGACGACGACGACCGAGCGCATCCTTTATTACACGGGGGTCAACTACAAGATCGGTGAGGTCCACGAGGGCGCCGCGACCATGGACTACATGGTTCAGGAGCAAGAGCGCGGCATCACCATCACGTCGGCCGCGACCAACTGCTTCTGGGCTCCCAACGAAGGTCCCCACAAGGGCGTCCGTCACCGCATCAACATCATCGACACGCCGGGCCACGTCGACTTCACCATCGAAGTCGAGCGCTCGCTCCGCGTCCTCGACGGTGCCGTCGCGGTCCTCGACGGCGGCAACGGCGTCGAGCCGCAGACCGAGACCGTCTGGCGTCAGGCCGACAAGTTCCGCGTCCCGCGCATCGTGTTCGTCAACAAGATGGACAAGGTCGGCGCCGACTTCGAGATGAACGTCAACTCGATCCGCGATCGCCTCGGCGTCGTGCCCGTGCCCATCCAGTGGCCCATCGGCGAAGAGGATCAGCACCGCGGTGTTGTCGACCTCATCACGATGCGCGCCATCGTCTTCGACGAAGAGTCGAAGGGCCAGAAGTACAGCGTCGAAGCGATCCCCGCGGACCTCCTGGCCAAGTGCCAAAAGGCCCGCGAGCACATGATCGAAGCCTGCGCCGACATGGACGACCAGATCATGTCGAAGTTCTTGGACGGCAAGCTCGATCAGATCGGCGAGCCCGAGATCGTCGCGGCGCTCCGCAAGGGCTGCACGTCCTTCAAGTTCTTCCCCGTGCTCTGCGGCTCGGCCTTCAAGAACAAGGGCGTCCAGATGCTCTTGGACGCGGTCATCAACTACCTGCCGTCGCCGCTCGACATCCCGCCGGTTCAAGGCCTGAACCCCGACAAGCTCGACGCCCCGCCCATCAGCCGCAAGGCCGACGACGACGCGCCCTTCGCCGCCTACGCCTTCAAGATCATCAACGATCCGCACGGCAATCTCACGTTCTTCCGTGTCTACTCGGGCAAGATCCAGAGCGGCACGATGGTGTCGAACTCGACGCGCGGAAAGCGCGAGCGCATCGGTCGCATCCTTCGCATGCACGCCAACAAGCGTGAGGAGCTCACGGAAGCCGACTCGGGCAACATCTACGCGGCTGTTGGCCTCAAAGACACGCGCACCGGCGACACCCTCTGCGACGAGAAGCACCCCGTGCTCCTCGAGAAGATGGTCTTCCCCGAGCCCGTCATCTCCATCGCCATCGAGCCCAAGACCCAGGCCGACGTCGAGAAGCTGGGCATCGGCCTCATGAAGCTCGCCGCTGAAGACCCGTCGTTCCGGATGCACACCGATCAGGAGAGCGGCCAGACGATCATCAGCGGCATGGGCGAGCTGCACCTCGAGATCATCGTCGACCGCCTCAAGCGCGAGTTCAAAGTCGAGTCGAACGTCGGCAAGCCCGAGGTCGCGTACCGCGAAGCCATCGGCAAGAAGGTCGCCTGCGAGTACAAGTACGCCAAGCAGTCCGGCGGTCGGGGCCAGTTCGGCCACGTGCTGATGGAGATCGAGCCCGGCGAGCGCGGCACCGGCTACGTCTTCATCAACGACGTGGTGGGCGGCACGATCCCCAAGGAGTTCATCCCGGCCGTCGAGAAGGGCGTCAAAGAAGCCATGGACCGCGGTGTCCTTGCCGGCTTCCCGCTCGTCGACATGAAGTGCCGCCTCTACGACGGCAGCTACCACGACGTCGACTCGAGCGCGCAGGCCTTCGAAATCGCCGCATCGCTCTGCTTCCAAGAGGGCGCCAAGCGCGCAGCGCTACACCTGCTTGAGCCCGTCATGAAGAACGAAGTCGTCGTCCCCGAGCAGTTCATGGGCGACGTCATCGGCGACATCAACTCGCGCCGCGGCAAGATCCTCGGCATGAGCCAGCGCGGCAACGCGCAAGTCGTCGACTCGGAGGTTCCCCTCGCGACGATGTTCGGTTACGTGACCGTCCTTCGCTCGATGACGCAGGGACGCGCTACATCCTCGCTCCACTTCTCCCACTACGCGCCCGTCCCCTCGGCCGTGCAAGAAGAGGTCGTGGCAAAGATCAAGGGAACGAGCAGGTGA
- the rpsG gene encoding 30S ribosomal protein S7: MSRRREVPKRRIIPDPKYKDKLVSKFTNTIMLSGKKATAESILYGAFDIITERFKEDAIEVFRKALDNVKPKLEVKSRRVGGATYQVPVEVRPERRVALGMRWLVTYSRDRGEKTMRERLAGELIDAANGRGNAVKKRDDTHKMADANKAFAHYRW; encoded by the coding sequence ATGTCGCGCAGACGCGAAGTACCCAAGCGCCGGATCATCCCGGACCCCAAGTACAAGGACAAGCTCGTCAGCAAGTTCACCAACACGATCATGCTGAGCGGCAAGAAGGCCACTGCAGAGAGCATTCTCTACGGCGCCTTCGACATCATCACCGAGCGCTTCAAGGAGGACGCCATCGAGGTCTTCCGCAAGGCCTTGGACAACGTCAAGCCGAAGCTCGAGGTCAAGAGCCGCCGCGTCGGCGGTGCCACCTACCAGGTGCCGGTCGAAGTGCGCCCCGAGCGCCGCGTTGCCCTCGGCATGCGCTGGCTCGTCACCTACTCCCGCGATCGCGGCGAGAAGACGATGCGCGAGCGCCTCGCTGGCGAGCTCATCGACGCGGCCAACGGCCGCGGCAACGCCGTCAAGAAGCGCGACGACACGCACAAGATGGCCGACGCCAACAAGGCGTTCGCTCACTACCGTTGGTGA
- a CDS encoding 30S ribosomal protein S12, producing MPTINQLINKGREATRWKTASPALKSCPQKRGVCVRVYTTTPKKPNSALRKVCRVRLTNGMEVTSYIPGEGHNLQEHSVVLIRGGRVKDLPGVRYHVIRGTLDASGAIGPSSTNKVNRNRSRSKYGVKRPKA from the coding sequence ATGCCCACCATCAATCAGCTGATCAACAAGGGCCGCGAGGCCACCCGCTGGAAGACCGCCTCGCCGGCGCTCAAGAGCTGCCCGCAAAAGCGCGGCGTTTGTGTTCGTGTTTACACGACCACGCCGAAGAAGCCGAACTCCGCACTCCGCAAGGTTTGCCGCGTTCGCCTCACCAACGGGATGGAGGTCACCTCCTATATCCCGGGCGAAGGGCACAACCTCCAGGAGCACTCGGTCGTCCTTATCCGCGGTGGCCGCGTCAAGGATCTCCCGGGCGTTCGCTATCACGTCATCCGCGGGACGCTCGACGCCTCTGGCGCCATCGGCCCCTCGTCGACCAACAAGGTCAACCGCAACCGAAGCCGTTCCAAGTACGGCGTCAAGCGGCCCAAGGCCTGA